From Corvus cornix cornix isolate S_Up_H32 chromosome 6, ASM73873v5, whole genome shotgun sequence, one genomic window encodes:
- the SLC35G1 gene encoding solute carrier family 35 member G1 encodes MRRRAGVAGSRGAAEEPPGASWQPCVLMVLCQGGEGDAAPAAGGKESEVPPGREDGAGAVQPCLCPAPGVEAASAEERCTCGCCSGMSWPCCCEAPGTKKKAACPGLGLFYTILSAFLFSLASLFLKKIEDVHSVEVSAFRCVFQMAFVLPGLIYYKTGFLGPKGKRIFLFFRGFLGSTAMVLLYYAYQVMPLADATVITFTSPVFTSLLAWIFLKEKYSLWDLLFTLFAITGVILIARPPFLFGSHVTGIEGSYTDHLKGTIAAITSTLSAALTIVILRKVGKSVHYFLSIWYYAVIGLIGCVIALFVLNEWRLPHCGRDRVFLILIGLLGLGGQVFLTKALQIEKAGPVSIMKTMDVVFAFILQVLFLNHLPTWWTVGGALCVVASSSGTAIRKWRHSVKKPKQREI; translated from the exons ATGCGCAGGAGGGCAGGTGTCGCCGGCAGCCGAGGGGCAGCCGAGGAGCCGCCGGGAGCATCGTGGCAGCCCTGCGTCCTCATGGTGCTGTGTCAGGGCGGAGAGGGCGACGCTGCTCCGGCAGCGGGCGGGAAGGAGTCGGAGGTGCCGCCGGGCCGGGAGGACGGAGCGGGTGCGGTGCAGCCGTGCCTGTGCCCGGCACCCGGCGTCGAGGCGGCGAGCGCCGAGGAGCGCTGCACTTGCGGCTGCTGCTCGGGCATGTCCTGGCCGTGCTGCTGCGAGGCACCTG GGACAAAGAAGAAAGCTGCGTGCCCAGGACTTGGTCTGTTTTATACCATACTGTCTGCCTTCCTTTTCTCACTGGcctctttatttcttaaaaaaatagaagatgTACATTCAGTGGAAGTGAGTGCATTTCGATGTGTTTTCCAAATGGCATTTGTTCTTCCTGGTTTAATATACTACAA aacagGGTTTTTGGGACCAAAAggtaaaagaatttttcttttcttccgAGGATTCCTTGGTTCTACTGCAATGGTTCTTCTCTACTACGCTTATCAAGTCATGCCACTAGCTGATGCCACTGTTATAACTTTTACCAGTCCTGTTTTTACATCATTACTGGCATGGATCTTTCTCAAAGAGAAATACAGCCTTTGGGATCTTCTGTTTACTCTCTTTGCAATCACTGGAGTGATTCTTATTGCCAGACCACCATTTCTGTTTGGGTCACATGTTACGGGGATTGAAGGAAGTTACACAGATCACCTTAAAGGAACTATAGCAGCAATTACAAGCACGTTATCTGCAGCTTTGACTATTGTTATACTAAGGAAGGTGGGAAAATCTGTGCATTACTTTTTGTCAATTTGGTATTATGCAGTCATTGGATTAATTGGATGTGTTATAGCATTGTTTGTTTTGAATGAATGGCGTTTACCACACTGTGGCAGAGATAGGGTTTTTCTAATATTAATAGGCTTGTTAGGGTTGGGGGGTCAGGTATTTCTCACAAAAGCATTACAGATAGAGAAAGCTGGACCTGTATCAATCATGAAAACAATGGATGtggtgtttgcttttattttacaagttCTTTTTCTCAATCATCTCCCAACTTGGTGGACTGTGGGTGGTGCCCTTTGTGTAGTAGCCAGTAGTTCCGGAACTGCCATTCGTAAGTGGCGACACAGCGTGAAAAAACCTAAACAGAGGGAAATCTAA
- the LGI1 gene encoding leucine-rich glioma-inactivated protein 1 isoform X2 codes for MGNASRPFRRIAYFLCLLSVLLLTEGKKPVKPKCPAWCTCTKDNALCENARSIPRSVPPDVISLSFVRSAFTKIPEGSFLLTPSLQLLLFTSNTFDVISDDAFMGLPHLEYLFIENNSIKSISRNTFRGLKSLIHLDLRGNAFNCDCKLKWLVEWLGSTNATVEDIYCENPPEYKKRKINSLSPEEFDCIITEFEVYQSLPYQSLSVDTFSYMNDEHVVIAQPFTGKCIFLEWDHVEVMFRNYDNITGTSTVVCKPIVIESQLYVIVAQLFGGSHIYKRDIFANKFIKIQDIEILKIRKPNDIETFRIAEDWYFVVADSSKAGFTTVYKWNGNGFYSHQSLHAWYRDTDVEYLEISGKPHLILSSSSQRPVIYQWNKGTNEFVKRFDIQDMEDAYAVKHFKVKEDVYICLTRFIGDSKVMKWGGSAFLDLQRMPSRGSMVFQPLQINNYQYAILGSDYSFTQVYYWDAEKAKFVKFQELNVQAPRSFIHVSIDKRDFLFASSFKGTTLIYKHVIVDLSA; via the exons ATGGGAAATGCCAGCAGACCCTTTAGAAGAATTGCTTATTTCTTATGCCTTTTATCTGTGCTTTTGCTGACTGAAGGGAAGAAACCAGTGAAGCCAAAATGTCCTGCCTGGTGTACTTGTACCAAAGATAATGCTTTATGTGAAAATGCCAGATCTATTCCTCGCAGCGTTCCGCCTGATGTTATCTCACT atCCTTTGTGAGATCTGCTTTTACTAAAATCCCAGAAGGGAGTTTTTTGCTCACAccatctctgcagcttct GTTGTTTACGTCCAACACTTTTGATGTTATTAGTGATGATGCTTTCATGGGCCTTCCTCATCTGGAATATTT GTTCATAGAGAACAACAGCATTAAGTCAATTTCAAGAAATACTTTCAGAGGACTGAAATCTTTAATTCACCT AGATCTTAGAGGCAATGCATTTAATTGTGACTGCAAACTGAAGTGGTTAGTGGAGTGGTTGGGCAGCACCAATGCAACTGTTGAAGACATTTACTGTGAAAACCCACCAGAATATAAGAAGCGCAAAATCAATAGCCTCTCTCCGGAAGAGTTTGATTGCATTATTACAG AATTTGAAGTTTATCAGTCCCTGCCATACCAATCTCTGTCAGTAGATACTTTCTCATATATGAATGATGAACACGTGGTTATTGCTCAGCCTTTTACCGGAAAATGCATCTTTCTTGAATGGGACCATGTGGAAGTGATGTTCAGGAATTACGACAACATTACAG GTACTTCAACTGTTGTGTGTAAACCTATAGTAATTGAGAGCCAGCTGTATGTCATTGTCGCACAGCTGTTTGGAGGCTCCCACATATATAAAAGAGATATTTTTGCTAATAAGTTTATAAAAATTCAAGATATTGAAATCCTTAAAATCCGAAAACCCAATGACATTGAAACTTTCAGGATTGCTGAAGACTGGTATTTTGTTGTTGCAGACAGTTCAAAGGCTGGTTTCACCACGGTTTACAAGTGGAATGGGAATGGATTTTATTCCCATCAGTCTCTGCACGCCTGGTACAGAGATACTGATGTGGAGTATCTTGAAATATCTGGCAAACCACATTTAATTCTGTCAAGTAGTTCCCAAAGACCTGTAATATATCAATGGAACAAAGGAACAAATGAATTTGTTAAGCGGTTTGATATTCAAGATATGGAAGACGCATATGCAGTGAAGCATTTCAAAGTGAAAGAGGATGTATACATTTGCTTAACAAGATTTATTGGGGACTCTAAAGTAATGAAATGGGGTGGTTCAGCATTTCTGGATTTACAAAGGATGCCATCCCGAGGGTCAATGGTATTCCAACCACTTCAGATAAATAATTATCAATATGCCATTCTTGGAAGTGATTATTCTTTCACTCAAGTCTATTATTGGGATGCGGAAAAGGCAAAATTTGTGAAGTTTCAAGAATTAAACGTACAGGCACCAAGATCTTTCATACATGTCTCCATCGATAAACGagattttctctttgcttcaaGTTTTAAGGGAACTACATTGATTTATAAACATGTCATAGTTGACTTAAGCGCATGA
- the LGI1 gene encoding leucine-rich glioma-inactivated protein 1 isoform X1, with translation MGNASRPFRRIAYFLCLLSVLLLTEGKKPVKPKCPAWCTCTKDNALCENARSIPRSVPPDVISLSFVRSAFTKIPEGSFLLTPSLQLLLFTSNTFDVISDDAFMGLPHLEYLFIENNSIKSISRNTFRGLKSLIHLSLANNNLQSLPKDIFKGLDSLTNVDLRGNAFNCDCKLKWLVEWLGSTNATVEDIYCENPPEYKKRKINSLSPEEFDCIITEFEVYQSLPYQSLSVDTFSYMNDEHVVIAQPFTGKCIFLEWDHVEVMFRNYDNITGTSTVVCKPIVIESQLYVIVAQLFGGSHIYKRDIFANKFIKIQDIEILKIRKPNDIETFRIAEDWYFVVADSSKAGFTTVYKWNGNGFYSHQSLHAWYRDTDVEYLEISGKPHLILSSSSQRPVIYQWNKGTNEFVKRFDIQDMEDAYAVKHFKVKEDVYICLTRFIGDSKVMKWGGSAFLDLQRMPSRGSMVFQPLQINNYQYAILGSDYSFTQVYYWDAEKAKFVKFQELNVQAPRSFIHVSIDKRDFLFASSFKGTTLIYKHVIVDLSA, from the exons ATGGGAAATGCCAGCAGACCCTTTAGAAGAATTGCTTATTTCTTATGCCTTTTATCTGTGCTTTTGCTGACTGAAGGGAAGAAACCAGTGAAGCCAAAATGTCCTGCCTGGTGTACTTGTACCAAAGATAATGCTTTATGTGAAAATGCCAGATCTATTCCTCGCAGCGTTCCGCCTGATGTTATCTCACT atCCTTTGTGAGATCTGCTTTTACTAAAATCCCAGAAGGGAGTTTTTTGCTCACAccatctctgcagcttct GTTGTTTACGTCCAACACTTTTGATGTTATTAGTGATGATGCTTTCATGGGCCTTCCTCATCTGGAATATTT GTTCATAGAGAACAACAGCATTAAGTCAATTTCAAGAAATACTTTCAGAGGACTGAAATCTTTAATTCACCT gaGTCTTGCAAATAATAATCTCCAGTCACTTCCAAAAGACATATTCAAAGGCTTGGATTCTTTAACAAATGT AGATCTTAGAGGCAATGCATTTAATTGTGACTGCAAACTGAAGTGGTTAGTGGAGTGGTTGGGCAGCACCAATGCAACTGTTGAAGACATTTACTGTGAAAACCCACCAGAATATAAGAAGCGCAAAATCAATAGCCTCTCTCCGGAAGAGTTTGATTGCATTATTACAG AATTTGAAGTTTATCAGTCCCTGCCATACCAATCTCTGTCAGTAGATACTTTCTCATATATGAATGATGAACACGTGGTTATTGCTCAGCCTTTTACCGGAAAATGCATCTTTCTTGAATGGGACCATGTGGAAGTGATGTTCAGGAATTACGACAACATTACAG GTACTTCAACTGTTGTGTGTAAACCTATAGTAATTGAGAGCCAGCTGTATGTCATTGTCGCACAGCTGTTTGGAGGCTCCCACATATATAAAAGAGATATTTTTGCTAATAAGTTTATAAAAATTCAAGATATTGAAATCCTTAAAATCCGAAAACCCAATGACATTGAAACTTTCAGGATTGCTGAAGACTGGTATTTTGTTGTTGCAGACAGTTCAAAGGCTGGTTTCACCACGGTTTACAAGTGGAATGGGAATGGATTTTATTCCCATCAGTCTCTGCACGCCTGGTACAGAGATACTGATGTGGAGTATCTTGAAATATCTGGCAAACCACATTTAATTCTGTCAAGTAGTTCCCAAAGACCTGTAATATATCAATGGAACAAAGGAACAAATGAATTTGTTAAGCGGTTTGATATTCAAGATATGGAAGACGCATATGCAGTGAAGCATTTCAAAGTGAAAGAGGATGTATACATTTGCTTAACAAGATTTATTGGGGACTCTAAAGTAATGAAATGGGGTGGTTCAGCATTTCTGGATTTACAAAGGATGCCATCCCGAGGGTCAATGGTATTCCAACCACTTCAGATAAATAATTATCAATATGCCATTCTTGGAAGTGATTATTCTTTCACTCAAGTCTATTATTGGGATGCGGAAAAGGCAAAATTTGTGAAGTTTCAAGAATTAAACGTACAGGCACCAAGATCTTTCATACATGTCTCCATCGATAAACGagattttctctttgcttcaaGTTTTAAGGGAACTACATTGATTTATAAACATGTCATAGTTGACTTAAGCGCATGA
- the LGI1 gene encoding leucine-rich glioma-inactivated protein 1 isoform X3 gives MGLPHLEYLFIENNSIKSISRNTFRGLKSLIHLSLANNNLQSLPKDIFKGLDSLTNVDLRGNAFNCDCKLKWLVEWLGSTNATVEDIYCENPPEYKKRKINSLSPEEFDCIITEFEVYQSLPYQSLSVDTFSYMNDEHVVIAQPFTGKCIFLEWDHVEVMFRNYDNITGTSTVVCKPIVIESQLYVIVAQLFGGSHIYKRDIFANKFIKIQDIEILKIRKPNDIETFRIAEDWYFVVADSSKAGFTTVYKWNGNGFYSHQSLHAWYRDTDVEYLEISGKPHLILSSSSQRPVIYQWNKGTNEFVKRFDIQDMEDAYAVKHFKVKEDVYICLTRFIGDSKVMKWGGSAFLDLQRMPSRGSMVFQPLQINNYQYAILGSDYSFTQVYYWDAEKAKFVKFQELNVQAPRSFIHVSIDKRDFLFASSFKGTTLIYKHVIVDLSA, from the exons ATGGGCCTTCCTCATCTGGAATATTT GTTCATAGAGAACAACAGCATTAAGTCAATTTCAAGAAATACTTTCAGAGGACTGAAATCTTTAATTCACCT gaGTCTTGCAAATAATAATCTCCAGTCACTTCCAAAAGACATATTCAAAGGCTTGGATTCTTTAACAAATGT AGATCTTAGAGGCAATGCATTTAATTGTGACTGCAAACTGAAGTGGTTAGTGGAGTGGTTGGGCAGCACCAATGCAACTGTTGAAGACATTTACTGTGAAAACCCACCAGAATATAAGAAGCGCAAAATCAATAGCCTCTCTCCGGAAGAGTTTGATTGCATTATTACAG AATTTGAAGTTTATCAGTCCCTGCCATACCAATCTCTGTCAGTAGATACTTTCTCATATATGAATGATGAACACGTGGTTATTGCTCAGCCTTTTACCGGAAAATGCATCTTTCTTGAATGGGACCATGTGGAAGTGATGTTCAGGAATTACGACAACATTACAG GTACTTCAACTGTTGTGTGTAAACCTATAGTAATTGAGAGCCAGCTGTATGTCATTGTCGCACAGCTGTTTGGAGGCTCCCACATATATAAAAGAGATATTTTTGCTAATAAGTTTATAAAAATTCAAGATATTGAAATCCTTAAAATCCGAAAACCCAATGACATTGAAACTTTCAGGATTGCTGAAGACTGGTATTTTGTTGTTGCAGACAGTTCAAAGGCTGGTTTCACCACGGTTTACAAGTGGAATGGGAATGGATTTTATTCCCATCAGTCTCTGCACGCCTGGTACAGAGATACTGATGTGGAGTATCTTGAAATATCTGGCAAACCACATTTAATTCTGTCAAGTAGTTCCCAAAGACCTGTAATATATCAATGGAACAAAGGAACAAATGAATTTGTTAAGCGGTTTGATATTCAAGATATGGAAGACGCATATGCAGTGAAGCATTTCAAAGTGAAAGAGGATGTATACATTTGCTTAACAAGATTTATTGGGGACTCTAAAGTAATGAAATGGGGTGGTTCAGCATTTCTGGATTTACAAAGGATGCCATCCCGAGGGTCAATGGTATTCCAACCACTTCAGATAAATAATTATCAATATGCCATTCTTGGAAGTGATTATTCTTTCACTCAAGTCTATTATTGGGATGCGGAAAAGGCAAAATTTGTGAAGTTTCAAGAATTAAACGTACAGGCACCAAGATCTTTCATACATGTCTCCATCGATAAACGagattttctctttgcttcaaGTTTTAAGGGAACTACATTGATTTATAAACATGTCATAGTTGACTTAAGCGCATGA